In one window of Henckelia pumila isolate YLH828 chromosome 1, ASM3356847v2, whole genome shotgun sequence DNA:
- the LOC140883639 gene encoding protein DETOXIFICATION 12-like, which translates to MEEGLLPLDGKEERRERSRSGGLIIEEMKKLGYLAAPMVAVTLAQYLLQIVSIMITGHLGELSLSSTAMAFSLANVTGFSLMLGMACALETLGGQAYGAHQYEKLGTQTYTAICSLIIVCIPLSILWIYMGNILLFFGQDPQISHEAGKFITCLIPALFGYATLQPMVRYYQMQSLIFPMLISSCITLCFHIPVCWALVYKSSLENLGAAVAMGISEWLNVLMLGLYMKYSSVCAKTRAQISMKIFDGMKEFFRFAIPSAVMVCLEWWSFELMILLSGILPNPQLETSVLSVCLSTIATLYAIPYGLASGASTRISNELGAGNPRGARVSVIALMILAALEAIIVSTSLFASRNVFGYVFSNEKEVVDYVTNMAPLVCLSVIIDCIQGTLSGVARGCGWQHIGAYVNLAAFYAFGIPIAAALGFWLNLRGKGLWIGVLSGATLQAISFAVITSFTNWEKQAAMARDRLSEEKHSFDDRLA; encoded by the exons ATGGAGGAGGGTTTGTTGCCGTTAGATGGGAAAGAAGAGAGGAGGGAAAGATCAAGAAGTGGCGGGCTGATCATAGAGGAGATGAAGAAGTTGGGTTATTTGGCGGCGCCAATGGTGGCGGTGACTCTGGCACAGTATTTGCTGCAAATTGTGTCGATTATGATAACTGGCCATTTAGGGGAACTCTCTCTTTCCAGCACAGCTATGGCCTTCTCGCTTGCTAATGTCACTGGTTTTAGCTTGATG TTAGGCATGGCCTGCGCCCTGGAAACGCTAGGTGGGCAGGCTTATGGTGCTCACCAATATGAAAAACTTGGAACCCAAACTTACACCGCTATCTGTTCCCTCATCATTGTTTGTATTCCCCTTTCTATTTTGTGGATATACATGGGAAATATACTCCTATTCTTTGGTCAAGATCCTCAAATTTCGCACGAAGCTGGAAAATTTATTACATGCCTTATCCCTGCTCTGTTCGGCTATGCAACTCTTCAACCAATGGTTCGGTATTATCAGATGCAAAGTTTGATCTTTCCTATGTTAATAAGCTCATGCATCACTCTCTGTTTCCATATACCGGTATGTTGGGCTTTAGTATATAAGTCTAGTCTAGAGAATCTTGGTGCTGCAGTTGCTATGGGTATTTCAGAGTGGTTGAACGTACTCATGCTCGGTTTGTACATGAAATACTCTTCTGTCTGTGCCAAAACCCGTGCACAGATTTCGATGAAGATATTTGATGGAATGAAAGAATTTTTTCGCTTTGCAATTCCTTCTGCTGTAATGGTTTG TCTTGAATGGTGGTCGTTTGAGCTGATGATCTTGCTTTCCGGGATTTTACCAAATCCTCAGCTTGAAACCTCAGTGTTGTCTGTATG CCTGAGCACCATTGCCACACTTTACGCGATACCATATGGATTGGCTTCAGGTGCAAG CACACGAATTTCAAACGAGTTAGGAGCTGGAAATCCTCGGGGGGCTCGCGTATCAGTTATTGCTCTAATGATTCTTGCAGCCTTGGAGGCAATAATTGTAAGCACAAGCCTCTTTGCTAGCAGGAACGTTTTTGGCTACGTTTTCAGTAACGAGAAAGAAGTCGTGGATTATGTGACAAATATGGCTCCTCTTGTTTGTTTATCAGTTATAATTGACTGTATCCAAGGGACCCTTTCAG GAgttgctcgaggctgtggatggCAGCATATTGGAGCATACGTCAATCTTGCGGCGttttatgcttttggaattccGATAGCAGCTGCATTGGGGTTCTGGTTGAATTTGAGAGGGAAAGGTCTATGGATTGGTGTACTTTCTGGTGCTACGTTGCAGGCGATCTCGTTTGCCGTGATAACGAGTTTCACAAACTGGGAAAAACAG GCAGCCATGGCCAGGGACAGATTGTCTGAGGAGAAGCATTCATTCGATGATAGGCTTGCTTGA